From the Amycolatopsis thermoflava N1165 genome, one window contains:
- a CDS encoding permease yields MSEVLDRTEPDGTRRRGRITSIEVLCALLVVAVLGQGWLRDVLDVPALRTGSTVFVAVCVQALPFLVLGVLISGAIAAFVPARVLRRVTPRNQAGAVGVAGLAGVALPGCECASVPVARRLIGQGVAPAAALTFLLAAPAVNPVVLVATAVAFPGQPEMVLARFLASFATAVVMGLLWAKWGKLDWIVQRALERLPDGGNRWRTFTETARADLVESAGFLVLGALIAAAMNVLVPAAWFEVLSNQIVLGVLVMAVLAVVLALCSEADAFVAASLTALPLLPRLVFLVVGPAIDVKLFALQAGTFGRSFAVRFAPVTFLVATACAVIVGVLVLGGAR; encoded by the coding sequence GTGAGCGAAGTACTGGACCGGACCGAGCCCGACGGCACGCGGCGTCGCGGGCGGATCACCTCCATCGAGGTGCTCTGCGCCCTCCTCGTCGTCGCCGTGCTCGGGCAGGGCTGGCTGCGCGACGTGCTCGACGTGCCGGCCCTGCGGACCGGCTCCACGGTGTTCGTCGCGGTCTGCGTGCAGGCCCTGCCGTTCCTCGTGCTCGGCGTGCTGATCAGCGGGGCCATCGCGGCGTTCGTGCCTGCCCGCGTCCTGCGCCGGGTCACCCCGCGCAACCAGGCGGGCGCCGTGGGCGTCGCGGGGCTCGCCGGGGTCGCCCTGCCCGGCTGCGAGTGCGCGTCCGTCCCGGTGGCGCGCCGCCTCATCGGGCAGGGGGTGGCGCCTGCCGCCGCGCTCACCTTCCTGCTCGCCGCCCCGGCCGTGAACCCCGTCGTGCTCGTCGCCACCGCGGTCGCGTTCCCCGGGCAGCCCGAGATGGTGCTCGCCCGGTTCCTCGCCTCCTTCGCGACCGCCGTCGTGATGGGCCTGCTCTGGGCGAAGTGGGGCAAGCTCGACTGGATCGTCCAGCGTGCCCTCGAGCGCCTGCCCGACGGCGGCAACCGGTGGCGCACCTTCACCGAGACCGCCCGGGCCGACCTGGTCGAGTCGGCGGGGTTCCTGGTGCTCGGCGCCCTCATCGCCGCCGCCATGAACGTCCTGGTGCCCGCGGCGTGGTTCGAGGTCCTGAGCAACCAGATCGTGCTGGGCGTGCTCGTGATGGCGGTCCTCGCGGTGGTGCTCGCCCTGTGCAGCGAGGCCGATGCGTTCGTGGCCGCCTCGCTCACCGCCCTGCCGCTGCTGCCGCGGCTGGTGTTCCTGGTGGTCGGCCCGGCCATCGACGTGAAGCTGTTCGCCCTGCAGGCGGGCACCTTCGGGCGGTCGTTCGCGGTACGGTTCGCCCCGGTGACGTTCCTCGTGGCGACCGCCTGCGCGGTGATCGTCGGGGTCCTCGTCCTGGGAGGTGCGAGATGA